CGCGTCATCGGCTGTTTCCGGGCCCACTTCGATTTCATCATCGCGGGGCTTGCCGGAGCGCCGCTCACCGGGGCGTAATGCCGGCTCGGCTGTCGAAGAAGGCGCATCGGCGGTACTCGCTACCCCGACATCCTCGGAAGCGGCGACATCCTCGGGCGCCGGCTGCAGTCCCGGAGCCGGCTCGGGAGCGGCCTCTTGCGGCTCCGGGATATCCGCGGATCGATCACGAGCCTCATCGGAGCGCGTCTGCTGATAGCGCTCTTTTTCATCGCCGGAGGTGTCATCCTGCTCGGGTTCGGCGACAGCTGATTCGTCTTCGACAGCGTCTTCACCGATATGCTCTTCTACCGGTTGCTGCCGGGCCGAAACCTCTTCCGGCGCCGACTGTTCATCAGACTCGGCAGGGGCATCGCTGCGTTCTTCGTCAGACGGATGCGCTGTCTGCTCCTCGTCGCGAGGCGGCTGGTTGTGCTTCCTGCGTTTCAGAAAACCGAACATGAACGCTCTACCATGAGAAATGAAGTCCAAAGGGCACGGGCGCAGGGAACGCCACAAGCGGCGCTGGCATGACACCGCCAACTGGCGCTCATCCTATCACTCCCGCCGGGGCGCGGGTACAATCGTGCCGCCCTCAGCACGATTCCGGAGCCCTGCATGGCACGCAGAACCTCTCGCCGGCCGGCCTCGAAAAGCGCCGACCGAGGGCGCGGCACGCTGCGCCTGATCGGTGGCGACTTTCGCCGTCGCCGTCTGCCGATCCCCGATCGACCGGGACTACGTCCGACGCCCGACCGCGTCAGGGAGACGCTGTTCAACTGGCTGATGCCGCTGCCCGGTACCGCCCGAGTGCTCGATCTCTATGCCGGGACCGGTGCGCTCGGGCTTGAAGCGCTTTCCAGGGGCGCAGGCACAGCCTGTTTTGTCGAGCATGACCCAGCCGCAGCCGAGCAGTTACGCACCAACCTTGCCACCCTGTTCAACTCCCCGCTGCCTGACGGGCGCCCGGTTCCCACTCATCAGGTCATCGAAGAGCAAGTCTCCGCCTTTCTGGCCCGCTCCCCCGAAGCGCCGTTTAATCTGGTGCTGCTGGACCCTCCCTTCCGTCAGGCACTGGTCGAGAAGGAGAGTCATCGGCTCGAAACCGGCGGCTGGCTGGCACAGGATGCTCGGATCTATATCGAAACCGAACCCGATGCCGAACCCATCCTGCCCACCAACTGGCAGCTTTACCGTCAGACCCGGGCTGGCGACAGTCTGGCGCGCCTCTATATTCGTCATTGATGACACTGTCCATCAAAGGCGCCATCATTAACCGCCTCGGCAGGCTTGCCCGTGTGGCAACGGGCGCGTAGGCTGGCTTCGAAGCGCCGCGCCGCCGGCCTGCCTTACCATTGGAATGACCAGGGCGTATCAGGAGACGGATCAGGATGAGTACCGAACTTTTCGATCAGCTCGAGCAGCGGGTTCACAATGCTCTGGAAACGATCGAAATGCAGCGCATGGAGCTTGATGAGCTGCGTCAGGAGAATGAGCAGCTCAAGCAGCAGCAACAACAGTGGGAAGGCCGTCTCAACAGCATCCTCTCCCGTTTTCGGGAACTGGAGGGTCAGAGCGGTGAGTGAGGCGCCGCGAGGGTGAGCGACATCAGTATCGCATCCTCGCGCTGACCGCCGGGTGCAGGCGCCTCATAGTAGGCCCGGCGGCGTCCATCGATCCGAAAGCCATGTCGTTCATACAACGCTCGGGCGGGTTGATTGCTGTGACGCACTTCAAGCAGCAACCGCTCACGCCGGGTAGTTTCCAGGCGCTCCCGCGCCAGTGCCAGCAAACACTCCCCCAGACCACGCCTTCGCCAATCGACATCCACACCGATCAATTCCAGTTCAATATCCCAGGGCCCGAAAGCCAGCACCATCATGGCAATCAGCTCGCCGGCATCACTCATGATGCCCCACAGCTCGGCCTCCTGACGCATGGCCAGCGCGTGATACACCGCTTCCGACCAGGGATCCATCCGCACTCTGCGATCCAGCGCCGCCATCGCCACCGCCTGTGCAGGCCCCAGTGCGACGGGTGTCATTCGCCTGCATCCGAAGATGCAGCGCCGGTGTCATGCCACCACCAGGTTGCCCATGACTGCATCTGTCGCCAGAGATCGCGACGTCCTTCGGCATGCGCCAGCGCCTCCGGAGCGGGCCCCTGCCAATAAGGTACGCCCAGCAGGGCCGCCTGCTCATCCCCCAGCTGTAATGCCCGCGCCAGCGACGGCGGTGTACCAAACAGCAGCACCCGCTCGATGAACCATCCCCGCCCACGGCGCCCGGCAATAAAGGCACGCAACCCTTCGCGAGCCTCGGCCAACGGATCCTCGACCGGCAAACCTTCCATCATCGGCCACTGAAAAAGCTGAAATTCGAAGGGCCGCTCAGGACGTACCCCGGCCGCGTGGAAGATATTACCAAGCAATTGGCGCTGCTCTGGTGAGGGCGGCTCAGCCTGCGCCAGCATGATCAGCCAGCGTCCATCCAGCGCCGCTACCTGCAGCGCAAACCGCAGCGGCTCAAGAGGTGCCGCTGTTTCAGTATTGTCCTGCTGCCGAGCCACGGGCGTCGAATCATCTGTCGCCGGCTCTGTCGTGGGCACACGCTCGGCGTCAGCCCCCCTGCTTTCGGAGTCCGGAACCGTATTCTCCAGCAGAGCCCGAGCCGAGCGGGGAGCACCAACTGCCCGGGGGGGGGCCACCGGCGCACTGTCTTCTTCACCGCGAACGTCATCGATCAGCGCATGCAGCTGGGCACCGTGATCGGCTGAAGGCGTATCATCCTGTGGCGATTCGGGCCAATCACAGACTGGCGTCGGCGCGGCGTTGGGCAGCCGAAAACGGGCCACATGCGGCGTAATGCCCATGGCCTCGAGATACTGCAGGCGTGCCTGCTCGGACACCTGAGTCGGCTGACCCATGACATGGCCTCCGTTCGGCGCGATCAGCGTCCGCCGCCGCCGCGGCAGTCAGGCGAATCCGGGCGGGTGTTGCCCCTCGCTTCCCATTGCGCTGGTGTATAAAGATGCAGCGCCAGAGCATGCACCGGGCCAGCCATTTCGTCAGCCAGTTCGCAGTAGATCTGCTGATGACGCTTGACCGGCATCAGCCCTTCAAACCGTTCACTGACCATGGTGACCTTGAAATGGGTTTCCGAATCCGGTGGCACATTGTGCATGTGGCTTTCGTTTTCGACGCTGAGCCAACGGGGTGCAAAGGCTTTCTGCAATTTCTCTTCGATCCGGGCCTGCATACTCATTGTTCACCTCCTGAGCAGGACATGTGCCTGGGGCAGCGAGGCAGACGAGAGGACACACGCCCTCGGCTGCTGCATCTTGAAATCAGTCGGATATGGTGCACTGACGCCGGTAGAGAGGTATGCGCAATGCGCACAGTCCGCAGGCAATGATGCCCGCCAGAGCACCACCCCAGAGAGCCAGACCTACCGGCATCGCCTCGGCCGACCCCTGAAACATTATCCCAGAAAGCACCAGTGCGACCAAGGCAGCACCCAGTGACTGACCGAAGGTTCGTACGCTGGCCATGACCCCGGCAGCACTCCCACTACGCTCACGTGGCAGACTGCCCATCAGTTCACGATTGTTGGGCGCCTGATAGAAGCCAAAGCCGATCCCGCATACGGCACTGCGCCAGAGGATATCGCCCACCGCAGCCTCCTGATCGAGCAGCGCCAGCAGTGCCATGCCGACAACCAGCACGGCCATGCCACAGGCCGCGATCAGCGGCGGGGAGAAACGATCTGCCAGTCGGCCACCCAGCGGCGCCCCGAGCATCGTCCCCAGTGGCCATGGGGTAAACAGCAATGCCGAAGCCAGCGGCGTATAACCCTGCACGCTCTGAAACAGAAACGGCAGACTGATAAAGGCCATGCTCTGGGCAATGAAAGCAAACAGTGACGTCAGCGCCGCCGAGGAGAAACGCGGCTCGGTAAAAATCGCCAGCGGCAGCAATGGATGGGCCACACGACGCTGACGGAGGATAAAGAAGCTCGCCGACGCCAGGCTTACTGCCAACAGCGTCAGGGTCTGTTCTGTCGACGTACCACGCGAAAAACCATCCACCATGATCACGAAAGCACCCAGCGCCACAGCTGACAACACTGCTCCGATCACATCAAAGGGAAAGCTGCGCCCCTGCTCAAAGGGTAGCGCACGTACCGCCAGGCAGAGCGACAGCACGCCTATTGGCAGATTGATCCAGAACAACCAGGGCCAGCCAGCCACCGCCAGGATAGCGCCTCCCAGCGTCGGACCACCGGCGACGCCGACCGACACGGTCATCGCGGTCAGCCCCATCGCCTGTCCCAGCAACCGAGAGGGAAAAATGACCCGATAAAGTGATGGCCCGATGCTCATCATGGCAGCGGCACCAAGCCCCTGAATAATCCGGAAGCCTATCAGCACCGGCAAGCCAGTCGAGAGCGCACAGCCGATCGAAGTCAGGGTAAAAACCGCCATACCACCGATATAGAGACGATAACGACCGATCCGGTAACCCAGTGCTGCAAAGGTCAGGATCGCAGCCGCCCCCACCAGCTGATAGACGTTGATGATCCATACCGAGGCCGACGATGACACCCCGAGATCACGAGCCATCGTCGGTAGCGCAATATTGATCAGATTGATGTTGAGCACCGCCATCAGCGAGCCCGACATCAGCACCGCTATCGCCAGGATGCGCTGCCGCGGAGGCAGCCCGTCATCACCTTCGCGCCATGACAGCAGTGCTTTCAAGAGAACACTCTTCGTCGGATAAATGCAGGCCTGGTTCAGGCCTCGTCGTTGTCCAGCAGGAGATCATCGTCCAGCTCAACACTGTCGAGCGCATCATCGTCACCCAGATCCAGCGTCATATAGCTGTACTCGATACGCAGCAGGCTTTCGAACAGGGCTTCGTCGAGCGGTTCAGGCCAGTAGCGGCGATCCTCTTCCCACGCCTGCAACTCGTTTTCGAGAATATCGAGATAGCGCTCCCGAACGTAGGCCTGCAGCGCCTCGAGCGAATCCATCTCAGGGATCAGGTAGACCGTACTTTCCTGCTCGACATCGGCCAGTGTCAGATCATCCTCGCCTTCCGTGGCTTCCAGCGAATTGATCCAATCGACAAAGGCATGGGTCGGGCGCACGCTGAGCGCCGAACGGTTGACCATTTGCATCACATGACTCCTCGAGCGGAAAGATAACTGCCAACAGCGGGACAGGCGGCCGACAGTATGGGCCCTTCCTGACGACCCGGCCAGTGCCGTAAACGCTAGCCGGACTGTGGCCGCATGGCGGGGAACAGCAGGACATCGCGAATCGAGGGAGAATCCGTCAGCAGCATGACCAGTCGATCAATACCGATGCCCTCACCCGCTGTCGGCGGCAGTCCATATTCAAGCGCCCGAATATAATCCGCATCGTAATACATCGCCTCAAGATCCCCTGCCTCCTTCTCCGCCGCCTGGGCCGCGAAACGCTCGGCCTGGTCTTCGGCATCGTTGAGCTCGGAGAAGCCGTTGGCAATTTCGCGACCACTGATAAAGAACTCGAAGCGGTCGGTAATGAAGGGATTGTCATCATTACGCCGTGCCAGCGGACTGACTTCGGCCGGATATTCGGTAATGAAGGTCGGCGCATCGAGTCGATGCTCGGCCACCGTCTCGAAGATTTCGGTCTGCAGCTTGCCGAGCCCCCAGCCGGCGCCGACTTCCAGTCCCAGTCGATCGGCAACGCCACAGGCCGCTTCGAAACTATCGAGCTCGGCAGCCTCGATACCCGCCCCATAGCGCAGAATCGCCTCGCGCATGGTCAGGCGCTCGAACGGCTGGCTCAGATCGTAATCCGCGCCCTGATAGTGAACCCGCGTCGTCCCCAACGCCTGCTCGGCACAGAATCGTACCAGTGCCTCGGTCAGATCGATCAGGTCATGATAGTCGGCATAGGCCCAGTAGAATTCGAGCATGGTGAACTCGGGATTGTGACGCGTCGACAATCCCTCGTTGCGGAAGTTGCGATTGATCTCGAAGACCCGTTCGAAGCCGCCAACCACCAGCCGTTTCAGATAGAGCTCGGGGGCAATGCGCAGATACATGTCGATATCCAGCGCATTGTGATGAGTGACGAAGGGTCGCGCCGTAGCGCCGCCGGGGATCGGCTGGAGCATCGGCGTTTCGACTTCCATGAAGTCATGTTCGGTGAAGTAGCGACGGATGGCACTGATCACGGCAGCACGAATTCGGAAGGTTTCACGCACTTCCGGGTTCATGATCAGATCAACATAACGCTGACGATAGCGCGCTTCCTGATCGGTCAGACCATGAAACTTGTCAGGCAGCGGTCGCAGGCTTTTGGTCAGTAGCCGGGCCTCGTGCATCATGACGTAGAGATCGCCCTTGCCGGACTTGTGCACCGGCCCGCGGCCGAAGACGATATCGCCGATATCCCAGCCGCTGATGTCTTCGAGCACTTCCGCCGGCAGTCCCTTCTTGTCGACATAGAGCTGAATCTGCCCGGAACCGTCCTGAATGACGATGAAAGGGCCGCGCTTGCGCATGATGCGCCCGGCAACCGCAGCATGACGATCAAGCTGCTCAAGGGTGGGCTTGTCGTATTCGCCCAGCTCTGCCTGCAGTGTCGACGCCAGGCTGTCACGGCGCAGATGATTGGGAAAGGCGCTCGTCCCACCGGCTTCGGCGCGCTCGCGATGCGCTGCCAGTTTGGTCCGGCGCTCACTGATCAGCTGATTATCGTCGTCGCGTAAAGTGTCCTGCTGATCCTGCTTCGCCATGATGCTACCTGTTGAAAAATACTTGAATCGTCGCTCTATTATCCGAGCCAGGCGGTTGCGGCAAGAGCAGAGGCAAGACCGGAAGTGAAGCGCTGCGCCCGCGCAGTTGAATACCCCCCACGGGCACGGCACATCACTTCACGACACTGCCTCGGCCACTACAACATCGCCGTTCACAGCCCCTGCTTGAGACTCGCCTCGATGAACTGATCCAGTTCTCCGTCCAGTACCTTCTCGCAATTGCTGGTCTGAACACCGGTGCGCAGATCCTTGATGCGCTGATCATCAAGCACGTAGGAGCGGATCTGGCTGCCCCAGCCGATATCCGACTTGGCATCCTCGGCCTTCTGCTTCTCGGCATTGCGCTTTTGCATCTCGATTTCCCAGAGCTTGGCGCGCAACTGCTTCATGGCGAAATCACGGTTGGCATGCTGACTGCGCTGGCTCTGGCACGACACCACAACACCGGTCGGCTCGTGGGTGATACGCACCGCGGAGTCGGTCGTGTTGACGTGCTGACCACCGGCTCCACTGGAGCGATAGGTATCGACGCGCAGGTCCGAAGGATTGATCTCGACTTCAAAGCTGTCGTCGATTTCCGGAGACAGGAAGACTGAAGCAAAAGACGTATGTCGCCGCCCGCCGGAATCGAAAGGACTCTTGCGCACCAGGCGGTGAACACCGGTTTCGGTACGCAGCCAGCCAAAGGCATACTCGCCCTGGATGTGGATGGTGGCAGATTTGATACCAGCCACCTCCCCGGCACTGACCTCGAGCAGGTCCGCAGTAAAGCCGTGATGCTCGATCCAGCGCAGATACATCCGCAGCAGCATGTTGGCCCAGTCCTG
This DNA window, taken from Kushneria phosphatilytica, encodes the following:
- the lysS gene encoding lysine--tRNA ligase — encoded protein: MAKQDQQDTLRDDDNQLISERRTKLAAHRERAEAGGTSAFPNHLRRDSLASTLQAELGEYDKPTLEQLDRHAAVAGRIMRKRGPFIVIQDGSGQIQLYVDKKGLPAEVLEDISGWDIGDIVFGRGPVHKSGKGDLYVMMHEARLLTKSLRPLPDKFHGLTDQEARYRQRYVDLIMNPEVRETFRIRAAVISAIRRYFTEHDFMEVETPMLQPIPGGATARPFVTHHNALDIDMYLRIAPELYLKRLVVGGFERVFEINRNFRNEGLSTRHNPEFTMLEFYWAYADYHDLIDLTEALVRFCAEQALGTTRVHYQGADYDLSQPFERLTMREAILRYGAGIEAAELDSFEAACGVADRLGLEVGAGWGLGKLQTEIFETVAEHRLDAPTFITEYPAEVSPLARRNDDNPFITDRFEFFISGREIANGFSELNDAEDQAERFAAQAAEKEAGDLEAMYYDADYIRALEYGLPPTAGEGIGIDRLVMLLTDSPSIRDVLLFPAMRPQSG
- a CDS encoding BolA family protein, with the translated sequence MSMQARIEEKLQKAFAPRWLSVENESHMHNVPPDSETHFKVTMVSERFEGLMPVKRHQQIYCELADEMAGPVHALALHLYTPAQWEARGNTRPDSPDCRGGGGR
- the zapB gene encoding cell division protein ZapB; protein product: MSTELFDQLEQRVHNALETIEMQRMELDELRQENEQLKQQQQQWEGRLNSILSRFRELEGQSGE
- a CDS encoding MFS transporter — encoded protein: MKALLSWREGDDGLPPRQRILAIAVLMSGSLMAVLNINLINIALPTMARDLGVSSSASVWIINVYQLVGAAAILTFAALGYRIGRYRLYIGGMAVFTLTSIGCALSTGLPVLIGFRIIQGLGAAAMMSIGPSLYRVIFPSRLLGQAMGLTAMTVSVGVAGGPTLGGAILAVAGWPWLFWINLPIGVLSLCLAVRALPFEQGRSFPFDVIGAVLSAVALGAFVIMVDGFSRGTSTEQTLTLLAVSLASASFFILRQRRVAHPLLPLAIFTEPRFSSAALTSLFAFIAQSMAFISLPFLFQSVQGYTPLASALLFTPWPLGTMLGAPLGGRLADRFSPPLIAACGMAVLVVGMALLALLDQEAAVGDILWRSAVCGIGFGFYQAPNNRELMGSLPRERSGSAAGVMASVRTFGQSLGAALVALVLSGIMFQGSAEAMPVGLALWGGALAGIIACGLCALRIPLYRRQCTISD
- a CDS encoding GNAT family N-acetyltransferase, yielding MTPVALGPAQAVAMAALDRRVRMDPWSEAVYHALAMRQEAELWGIMSDAGELIAMMVLAFGPWDIELELIGVDVDWRRRGLGECLLALARERLETTRRERLLLEVRHSNQPARALYERHGFRIDGRRRAYYEAPAPGGQREDAILMSLTLAAPHSPL
- the prfB gene encoding peptide chain release factor 2 (programmed frameshift) — encoded protein: MQEITPINQQIKDLSERTEVLRGYLDYAEKKDRLEEVTRELENPHVWDDPDHAQKLGRERAQLDELVTTLDRLSTGVSDNADLLELAISEEDDDTVDEIRSDLDRYERELAKLEFRRMFAGEMDANNAYLDIQAGSGGTEAQDWANMLLRMYLRWIEHHGFTADLLEVSAGEVAGIKSATIHIQGEYAFGWLRTETGVHRLVRKSPFDSGGRRHTSFASVFLSPEIDDSFEVEINPSDLRVDTYRSSGAGGQHVNTTDSAVRITHEPTGVVVSCQSQRSQHANRDFAMKQLRAKLWEIEMQKRNAEKQKAEDAKSDIGWGSQIRSYVLDDQRIKDLRTGVQTSNCEKVLDGELDQFIEASLKQGL
- the rsmD gene encoding 16S rRNA (guanine(966)-N(2))-methyltransferase RsmD yields the protein MARRTSRRPASKSADRGRGTLRLIGGDFRRRRLPIPDRPGLRPTPDRVRETLFNWLMPLPGTARVLDLYAGTGALGLEALSRGAGTACFVEHDPAAAEQLRTNLATLFNSPLPDGRPVPTHQVIEEQVSAFLARSPEAPFNLVLLDPPFRQALVEKESHRLETGGWLAQDARIYIETEPDAEPILPTNWQLYRQTRAGDSLARLYIRH